From the Hyalangium gracile genome, one window contains:
- a CDS encoding DUF1615 family protein: MAPPPPRLTVAQVARLLPPSVKEPEGWSRDVLSALEQLRVYPSAEPVCQVLAVIEQESGFQANPVVKGLPRIVRQRLEAYAGRLGVVGRKALQALLEHRAPGQSLSFEKRLQQVRTERDLDRLFRELLTAYEEQYPAVYTAADLASELFTSRGLADLNPITTAGSMQVSVRYAVEQSDEDRPEAEVREEMYTRAGGVRFGTSRLLGYEAGYELPLYRFADYNAGFYASRNAALQAQVNELMGLKLTADGDLLLYGAEGEPRDEDSRTLTALLAFRARYAPKLSERQLRKDVLEEKKADFEETETWRAVKRTYERVKGKRPAYAQLPEVVIRSPKLSGEKSTGWFARSVDQRFQRCMTRYRAQAK; the protein is encoded by the coding sequence GTGGCGCCGCCTCCTCCGAGGCTCACGGTGGCCCAGGTGGCGCGGCTGCTGCCGCCGAGCGTGAAGGAGCCCGAGGGCTGGAGCCGGGACGTGCTGTCGGCGCTGGAGCAGCTCCGGGTGTACCCCTCTGCGGAGCCCGTCTGCCAGGTGCTGGCCGTCATCGAGCAGGAGTCCGGCTTCCAGGCCAACCCGGTGGTGAAGGGGCTGCCGCGCATCGTCCGCCAGCGGCTGGAGGCCTACGCGGGAAGGCTGGGCGTGGTGGGGCGCAAGGCCCTGCAGGCGCTGCTCGAGCACCGGGCCCCGGGCCAATCCCTCTCATTCGAGAAGCGGCTCCAGCAGGTGCGGACGGAGAGAGACCTGGATCGGCTCTTCCGCGAGTTGCTGACGGCGTACGAGGAGCAATACCCGGCGGTGTACACGGCGGCGGACCTGGCCAGCGAGCTGTTCACCTCGCGTGGGCTGGCGGACCTGAACCCCATCACCACCGCTGGCTCCATGCAGGTGAGCGTGCGCTACGCGGTGGAGCAGTCCGACGAGGATCGCCCGGAGGCGGAGGTGCGGGAGGAGATGTACACGCGGGCAGGGGGCGTGCGCTTCGGCACGTCGCGGCTGCTGGGGTACGAGGCCGGCTACGAGCTGCCGCTCTACCGCTTCGCGGACTACAACGCGGGCTTCTACGCCTCGCGCAACGCGGCGCTGCAGGCGCAGGTGAACGAGCTGATGGGGCTGAAGCTGACGGCGGATGGGGACTTGCTCCTCTATGGCGCCGAGGGCGAGCCCCGGGACGAGGACAGCCGCACCCTCACCGCGCTGCTGGCGTTCCGCGCCCGCTACGCGCCGAAGCTGAGCGAGCGCCAGCTGCGCAAGGACGTCCTCGAGGAGAAGAAGGCGGACTTCGAGGAGACGGAGACGTGGCGCGCCGTGAAGCGGACGTATGAGCGGGTGAAGGGCAAGCGCCCCGCGTACGCGCAGCTGCCGGAGGTGGTCATCCGCAGCCCGAAGCTGTCCGGGGAGAAGAGCACCGGGTGGTTCGCGCGCTCGGTGGATCAGCGCTTCCAGCGGTGCATGACCCGCTACCGCGCGCAGGCGAAGTAG
- a CDS encoding M16 family metallopeptidase: MSGGMGRTVLAALLVATVAGAQGAGAAEPKKAGPTQGIQLPRTTVIELKNGTRLILAEKHEVPLISFSAWLRGGALGEPQGKEGLASLTGQLLLKGAGKRDARQFAEAVDGVGAQLDVSPDREALRVEGQFMSRDQALMVELLSDLLMRPRFEAGELEKLRERLASELVSAKDGDPRSLMSLYFFAFHFAGHPYGRPVTGSEASLPTLTREDVLAYAKAQLGGDRLIFSVVGDFDTQQLARRLEAALGGWARAGAPAPVAPPTTVAKGRRVLLVDKPDATQTYFWLGNTGIARGDPDRVEVSLANSVLGGRFTSLLNTELRVKSGLSYGASSVVMRETQPGAVAIASYTKTESTGKAIDLSLEVLTRFRREGLDDAMLSSAKAYVLGQFPPQLETSSQLASKLAELAFHGLDSKDVDGFAAEVESATREQLRQVIQRVVPAPEDLTLVLVGKASAIRDVARRYGPVTEMKLSDKSFAPVAAPRR, from the coding sequence ATGAGCGGCGGCATGGGCAGGACGGTGCTGGCGGCGCTGCTGGTGGCCACCGTGGCGGGCGCTCAGGGCGCCGGGGCCGCGGAGCCGAAGAAGGCCGGGCCCACGCAGGGCATCCAGCTTCCGAGGACCACGGTCATCGAGCTGAAGAATGGAACTCGGCTCATCCTGGCCGAGAAGCACGAGGTGCCCCTCATCTCCTTCAGCGCGTGGCTGCGCGGTGGCGCCCTGGGCGAGCCCCAGGGCAAGGAGGGGCTCGCCTCGCTCACCGGGCAGCTGCTGCTCAAGGGGGCCGGCAAGCGGGACGCCCGGCAGTTCGCCGAGGCCGTGGACGGCGTGGGCGCCCAGCTCGACGTGTCTCCGGATCGCGAGGCCCTGCGGGTGGAGGGCCAGTTCATGTCGCGCGACCAGGCGCTCATGGTGGAGCTGCTCTCGGACCTGCTGATGCGGCCCCGCTTCGAGGCGGGCGAGCTCGAGAAGCTCCGGGAGCGACTGGCCTCCGAGCTCGTCTCCGCCAAGGACGGAGACCCGCGCTCCCTCATGAGCCTCTACTTCTTCGCCTTCCACTTCGCCGGGCACCCCTACGGCCGGCCGGTGACGGGCAGCGAGGCGTCGCTTCCCACCCTCACCCGCGAGGATGTGCTGGCGTACGCCAAGGCCCAGCTCGGGGGAGACCGCCTCATCTTCTCGGTGGTGGGAGACTTCGACACCCAGCAGCTCGCCCGCCGGCTCGAGGCGGCGCTCGGAGGCTGGGCTCGCGCCGGAGCCCCGGCTCCCGTGGCTCCGCCCACCACCGTGGCCAAGGGCCGGCGCGTGCTGCTCGTGGACAAGCCGGATGCCACCCAGACGTACTTCTGGCTCGGCAACACCGGCATCGCTCGGGGAGACCCGGATCGCGTCGAGGTGTCCCTGGCCAACTCCGTCCTCGGCGGGCGCTTCACCTCGCTCCTCAACACGGAGCTGCGCGTCAAGTCCGGCCTGAGCTACGGCGCCAGCTCGGTGGTGATGCGCGAGACACAGCCGGGCGCGGTGGCCATCGCCTCGTATACGAAGACGGAGTCCACCGGGAAGGCCATCGACCTGTCGCTGGAGGTGCTCACCCGCTTCCGGCGCGAGGGCCTGGATGATGCGATGCTCTCGTCCGCCAAGGCCTACGTTCTCGGCCAGTTTCCGCCCCAGCTCGAGACGAGCAGCCAGCTGGCCTCGAAGCTGGCGGAGCTGGCCTTCCATGGACTCGACTCCAAGGACGTGGATGGCTTCGCCGCCGAGGTGGAGAGCGCTACCCGGGAGCAGCTCCGCCAGGTCATCCAGCGCGTGGTTCCGGCCCCGGAGGACCTGACCCTCGTCCTCGTCGGCAAGGCCTCCGCCATCCGGGACGTCGCGCGCCGCTATGGCCCCGTGACGGAGATGAAGCTGTCCGACAAGAGCTTCGCACCCGTGGCCGCGCCCAGGCGCTGA
- a CDS encoding M16 family metallopeptidase has product MHRQQWFIVALALLAGSSAGAQGRPGKAGPTPPGKTEPARLGAGIETRTLKNGLKIIVWPDQDIPNVSLYNFFRVGSRNERPGITGLSHFFEHMMFNGAKKFGPGQFDVVMEAAGGSNNASTSEDLTIYMDWFPRSALETIFELEGDRLAHLSFDAKSIESERGVVYSERRSVVDNDNMGALSEQVQATAFVAHPYQFTVIGWPSDIESWRLEDLQRFFQTYYAPNNATLVVAGAVTPAEIFALAEKHLGSIPAQPPPEPVRTKEPEQQGERRVLVRRAAQSPLLEVAYHGMDAKDPDLPALKLLLHILAEGESSRLHRRLVEEEQVAIHITQMFSLTFDPSLVWFIVDMPPGVDVARVEKLLGEELEKVRTQGVTDAELRKAKNITVASFWRGMETNSSRAYHLGTYELFLGDWRQLFEVPTRYEQVTREQLRKVAQRILNPDHRTVGVLLPTEEPPAPASKKEAGR; this is encoded by the coding sequence ATGCACCGTCAGCAGTGGTTCATCGTGGCTCTCGCGCTCCTTGCGGGCTCGAGCGCCGGGGCGCAGGGCCGCCCAGGCAAGGCGGGGCCCACCCCACCCGGCAAGACGGAGCCGGCGCGGCTCGGCGCGGGTATCGAGACGCGGACGCTCAAGAACGGGCTGAAGATCATCGTCTGGCCGGACCAGGACATCCCCAACGTCTCCCTCTACAACTTCTTCCGCGTCGGCAGCCGCAACGAGCGCCCCGGCATCACCGGCCTGTCTCACTTCTTCGAGCACATGATGTTCAACGGCGCGAAGAAGTTCGGCCCGGGCCAGTTCGACGTCGTCATGGAGGCCGCCGGCGGCAGCAACAACGCCAGCACCTCCGAGGACCTCACCATCTACATGGACTGGTTCCCCCGCTCGGCGCTGGAGACCATCTTCGAGCTGGAGGGGGACCGGCTGGCCCACCTGTCGTTCGATGCGAAGAGCATCGAGAGCGAGCGCGGCGTCGTCTACTCGGAGCGGCGCTCGGTGGTGGACAACGACAACATGGGCGCGCTGAGCGAGCAGGTGCAGGCCACCGCCTTCGTCGCGCACCCCTACCAGTTCACCGTCATCGGCTGGCCCTCGGACATCGAGTCCTGGCGGCTGGAGGACCTGCAGCGCTTCTTCCAGACCTACTACGCCCCCAACAACGCCACGCTGGTGGTGGCCGGCGCGGTGACGCCCGCGGAGATCTTCGCGCTCGCCGAGAAGCACCTGGGCTCCATCCCCGCGCAGCCCCCGCCCGAGCCGGTGCGCACCAAGGAGCCCGAGCAGCAGGGCGAGCGGCGCGTCCTCGTCCGCCGCGCGGCGCAGTCCCCGCTGCTCGAGGTGGCCTACCACGGCATGGACGCGAAGGATCCGGACCTGCCGGCGCTGAAGCTGCTCCTGCACATCCTCGCGGAGGGCGAGTCCTCCCGGCTCCACCGGCGGTTGGTGGAGGAGGAGCAGGTGGCCATCCACATCACCCAGATGTTCTCGCTCACCTTCGATCCGTCCCTGGTGTGGTTCATCGTGGACATGCCGCCCGGCGTGGACGTGGCTCGCGTGGAGAAGCTGCTCGGCGAGGAATTGGAGAAGGTGCGCACCCAGGGCGTCACCGACGCGGAGCTGCGCAAGGCGAAGAACATCACCGTGGCGAGCTTCTGGCGCGGCATGGAGACCAACAGCTCCCGCGCCTACCACCTGGGCACGTACGAGCTCTTCCTGGGAGACTGGCGTCAGCTCTTCGAGGTGCCTACGCGCTATGAGCAGGTGACGCGCGAGCAGCTGCGCAAGGTGGCGCAGCGCATCCTCAACCCGGACCACCGCACCGTGGGCGTGCTGCTGCCCACGGAGGAGCCCCCGGCGCCGGCCAGCAAGAAGGAGGCGGGACGATGA